The genomic stretch CGTGCCCAGGCTCGCGGCCAGTTGCACGGCCAGGAACACGCTGCGGGCGACGTCCTCGGCCATCACGGCGGCCTTCAGGGCGGCCCTCGGCGTGGGCCCGAGGGTGAACACGCCGTGGCTCTGGAGGATGATCGCAGGCGAGCGGTGCCCTTTCAGGACACGGACGACCTCCGCGCCGATCTGCTCGCCGCCGATCAGGGCAAAATCCCCGCAGGGAATCGGGCCGCCGAACTCGTCGGCCATGGCGGTCAGAATGCAGGGGATCTCGCGTCCCTGCGCGGCCCACGCGGTCGCGTAGGGGCTGTGCGTGTGCACGATACCGCCCACGTCCGGCAGGTGACGGTAGATGTACGCGTGCGTGGCCGTGTCCGACGACGGGCTGTGCGTGCCCTCCAGCACCCGCGCGTCGAGGTCGGTCATGACCATGCTCTCCGGCGTCAGATTCTCGAAGGTCACGCCCGAGGGCTTGATGAGCATCCCGCCGTCCACGCGGGCGCTGATGTTGCCGCTCGTCCACGTGACGAGGCCGTTTCTGGGGAGTTCGAGGTGCAGGTCGGTCAGGTCGCGGCGCACATCGGGGTGGCTCAGGTTCGCGGTCATTCGGCCCTCCGGCGCTGTCTCAGGCGGTGCATGACCTCGTTCGCGCCGCGCCCGAAGTAGTCGTGCAGGGTGCGGTATTCCTCGTACAGCTCGGTGTACGTGGCCTGCGCCTGCGGGTCGGGCGTGTACACGTTGCGGCTCACCTGCCCCATGGCCCTGGCCGCCTCGAAGATGTCCGGGTAGATTCCGGCAGCCACGGCGGCGTGGATGGCGCTGCCCAGTGCGGGGCCCTGCTCGGCGTCCAGCACGCTCAGGGGGCGGCCGGTCACGTCGGCGTAGATCTGCATCAGCAGGCGGTTCTTCTTCAGGCCGCCGGCGATCACGAGCTCGTGGACGGGCACGCCGCTCGCCTCGAAGGTCTCGATGATCAGGCGCGTGCCGTACGCGGTCGCCTCGATCAGCGCGCGGTAGATGTCCGGCGCGCGGGTGCCCATGGTCAGGCCAACGATCATCCCGCTGAGTTCCGCGTCGACGAGCACGCTGCGGTTCCCGTTGATCCAGTCGAGCGCCACGAGGCCGTGCTCGCCGGGGGCCTGCTTCGCGGCCTCGCGTTCCAGCAGGGCGTGGATGCTCAGGCCCTCCTGCTCGGCCTGCGCGTAATACCCGGCGGGCACGGCGTTCTTCACGAACCACGCGAAGATGTCGCCCACGCCGCTCTGCCCGGCCTCGTACCCGTACAGGCCCGGCACCACGCCGCCCGGCACCACGCCGCACATGCCCGGCACCTCGCGCAGCTGCGAATCGACCATGACGTGGCACGTGCTCGTGCCCATGATCGCCACGAGGCGGCCGGGCTCGGTCACGCCCGCGGCGGGCAGCGTGA from Deinococcus sp. AB2017081 encodes the following:
- a CDS encoding L-ribulose-5-phosphate 4-epimerase, which encodes MTANLSHPDVRRDLTDLHLELPRNGLVTWTSGNISARVDGGMLIKPSGVTFENLTPESMVMTDLDARVLEGTHSPSSDTATHAYIYRHLPDVGGIVHTHSPYATAWAAQGREIPCILTAMADEFGGPIPCGDFALIGGEQIGAEVVRVLKGHRSPAIILQSHGVFTLGPTPRAALKAAVMAEDVARSVFLAVQLAASLGTPVRTLDPADIDSLYDRYQNVYGQRPQGDRA
- a CDS encoding ribulokinase; the protein is MTARHTIGVDFGTESGRAVVVRVSDGVIVGEGVTPYAHGVMDARLPDGTPLGKDWALQHPQDYLDVFRQAVPAALRDAGVGADDIAGIAVDFTACTVLPTRADGTPLALLPEHAGKPHAWVKLWKHHAAQPQADRINAVAEQRGEPWLPRYGGKISSEWLFAKALQILEEDPATYAATERFIEAADWVVWRLTGVETRNACTAGYKAIYQDGQYPSPEYLGALNPGFADFVQTRLGAELSPLGGLAGHLTEEAAGWTGLRAGTPVAVANVDAHVTLPAAGVTEPGRLVAIMGTSTCHVMVDSQLREVPGMCGVVPGGVVPGLYGYEAGQSGVGDIFAWFVKNAVPAGYYAQAEQEGLSIHALLEREAAKQAPGEHGLVALDWINGNRSVLVDAELSGMIVGLTMGTRAPDIYRALIEATAYGTRLIIETFEASGVPVHELVIAGGLKKNRLLMQIYADVTGRPLSVLDAEQGPALGSAIHAAVAAGIYPDIFEAARAMGQVSRNVYTPDPQAQATYTELYEEYRTLHDYFGRGANEVMHRLRQRRRAE